TCGACGACGGTCCGCCTCCGACCGGCAAGCGCTTCTGCATGAACTCGATCTGCCTCGATTTTGAGCCGGATCAGCCTGAAACAGCAAAGCCGCAGTGATCTTCTGCGGCTTTGCTGGACCGTTGTGCGGCATGTCAGGCACACGGTCATATCACGATATTTTTCAGTGCACCGATGACATATCCACCGTCTCTTTTTTGTCCACCCTGATAAAGAGCAGCAGTGGCAGGCAGACAGCGAAGAGGATGGCGATCATCTTGAAGGCGTCCATGTATGCCAGGTGGTAGCTCTGGCGGACGACGATGCCTTCGAGCGCAGCCATTGCTGCCTGTCCTGCTTCGACCGGCGAACTCATGTACTGACCGAGCGCCTGCTTCATGTCCTGCAACCGCTGAACGGCGGCGGGGTCGTAGGGCGAGAGGTGGCTGAGAATGTCGATGCGGTGCGCGGCCACGCGCTGGGTGACGTAGGTGTTGGTGATGGCGATGCCGAACGAACCGCCAAGCTGACGCACCATATTGTTCAGGCCGGTCGCCTGCCCGATATCCTTGCCGTGCAGTCCCGTGACGGCGAGCAGGGTGACCGGAATGAAGATGAAGCCGAGGGCGAAGCCGCGAATGAGCAGCACGAGAAAAAAGTTCTCCGCGCCCGACATGAGCGTCTGGTTGCCAAGCTCCCAGCAGAACCAGAAGAAAGCGACCATGCCGACCGTCATGAGCAGCTTCGGCGACGCACCCTTTTGCAACGCGATACCGAGCGGCATCGAAATGATGCCGGTGAGCATGGCGCTCGGAAAGAGCACCAGACCGGTCAGGAGCGCCGTGAAGCCGAGGAGTCGCTGCACGAAAACCGGAAAGATGAAGAGTGAACCGTACAGGCCGAAGCCGACGATGAAGGTCAGTACCGCGCCGATGGCGAGGTTTTTGCTTCGCGCCAGCACGGAGAGGTCAACCGCCGGATGGTCGGTGTGCAGCTCCAGCCAGACAAACGCGATGAGCGAAACCACGGCGATGATGGTGAACCAGACGATATAATCGGTCTCGAACCAGTCCTTCTGTTCGCCCCGCTCAAGCACGAACTGGAGCGAGCCGATGCCGACGGAGAGCAGGCCGATGCCCGCCCAGTCGATTTTTTCGACCACAGGCTTCACCTTCGGCTCTTTCACGAAGGTGAGCGACGCCCAGGCCGCCGCGATGCCGATCGGGATGTTGACGAAAAAGCACCACTCCCATGCGAAGTAATCGACCAGATACCCGCCAAGCAGCGGGCCGATGGTGGGGCCGAGCACCAGCCCCATCGAAAAGATGCCCGTTGCCGCGCCGCGCTCCTCCGGCCTGAAGGTTTCGTACAGGATCGCCTGCGAGGTGGGCAGCAGTCCTCCTCCGCCGATACCCTGGATGAAGCGGAAGAAGACCAGCATCCAGATGTTTGTCGAGATGCCGCACAAAAACGAGGCGCCCGTGAAGAGCACGATCGAGGCCACGAAGTAGTTGCGGCGCCCGAACAGGTTGCCGAGAAATCCCGACAGTGGAATGACAATCACGTTGGCGATGGCGTAGCTCGTGACCACGTAGGAAACATCCTCGATGCTCGCGCCGAGGTTGCCGCTGATGTGGTTGAGGGCCACGTTGACGATGGTGGTGTCGATCAGTTCGAGCATCGCCGCGATGATCACCGTTGCTGTGATGATCCATTTTCTGGCCCCGGTTTCGTAATGATGTTCCAGCGCCTGAGCGCCCGGTATGGTTGTTGCGGTACTTGACATCACTTCACCTTCACTTCTGCGATCACATTCATTCCAGCGGCAAGCGGCAGGTCGGTTTTTTCGTCGAAGACGATCTTGACCGGCACACGCTGGGTCACTTTTACGAAGTTGCCGCTGGCGTTATCGGGGGGAAGCAGGGCGAACTCGGCGCCTGTTCCTGCGGAGATTGAATCGATATGGCCTTTCAGCTCCTTGCCTGGGAAGGCATCGACTTTGATGATTACCTTTTGGCCGGGGCGCATGTGTTCGAGTTGCGTTTCCTTGAAGTTGGCCACGACCCACAAGTCGCCGCTGCCGACAATGGCGATGAGCTGTTGGCCGGGAGTAACATACTGGCCGGGCTGGACGTTCTTTTTCGAAACCTTGCCGTCAGCCGGAGCGGTAATGGTTGTCCATGACAGCTGGAGTTCGGCGTTTTTCAGCTCGGCCTCGGCAAGTTTTGCCTGGGCGAGTGCGGCCTTGTAGTTGTCTCCGGCGGCGGCGTGCTGTGCAGACGCGGCGGTCGCGCCAGCCGTGGCGGCATCGAGCTCCGCTCGGGAGATCACATCCTGTTTCTGGAGGTTCTGGCTGCGGCGAAGGTCGGCGGCAAGCTTGATTTGCGCCGCCGCCGCCGCTATGATGTCGGCCTTCGCTCCCGATACTGCCGCCCGCGCTTTCAGGAGCTGCGCTTCGGCCATATCGCGCTTGATCTGGTAGTCCGAAGGATCGAGCCGGATGAGCACGTCGCCTTTTTTCACCATCTGGTTGTCGTTGGCAAGCACTTCGACCACCTTGCCCGGCACGCGCGGAATGACCGGATAGATGTTGCCGGCGATCTGCGCGTCATCGGTCTCTTCGTAACTGAGCGAGCGGATGAGCTTCATGCCGCCCCAGACAAGGCCGATGGCCAGCAAAATGCCGAAGATGACCAGGCGGCCCATCGAGCGTTCCGGTTTTGGCTTGCCTTTTTCGTTGTCCGGTGCTTCGATGTTGGATTGCTGCGTTTCTGCCATGGATAGTAAATCTGTCGTTGGTGTTTACAGGATTGCTTCTTTTTGTTTCCGCTGAACCGTTCCGGTTTCATTGACGCCTTCCGGCGAGCGGAGCACCAGCACCGGGCACGGCGCGTGGCGCATCACCGATTCAGCAGTGCTGCCAACCAGCAGGCGCCCCAGATTGCTCGCGCCGTGCGAGCCGAGCACGATCATAGCTGCCCCGGTTTTCGACGCATATTCGATGATGGTCGCGCCGGGCGAGCCGTACTCGACGGCGAAACGCACCCGGCAGCCGTAGGCAGAGAGCAGGTCGGAATAGCTCGAAAACTGATGGAGATGCTCTCTGAGCATTGTGCCCCGGTCGCCGTTTCCGGCGTCGCCGACATACAGCACGATCAGCTCGGCGTCAGCCGGGCAGTGTTCGGCGGCATAAAGCAGCGCCCTTTCGGAAGATGGCGAAAAATCGACAGGGCAGAGCATAATTTTCGATGGTTTTACATGGTTTGTCGTCATGATTATCACTCCGTTTATCGCTCGATCAGATCGCCAGCGGCGCGTCTGACCGAATAGGCATTCATCACATATTCATATCGGGCCTGCAAGTTCGCCAGCTCGGCTTCGGCCAGCGCCGCTTCGGCGTCGAGCAGATCGAGCGTGGTGGCCAGCCCATTGTCGTAGCGGATTCGCGCGTGTTTGGCCGCAAGATCAGCCTGCGAAACCTGCAAGCGGGTGGTCTGGATTTTTTCGGCGCTGCTCTTCAGATCGTTGACCGACTGGCGCACCTCGGCCTGACTCACCTGCTCGGCGTCGAGCTGCTGCTGCTCCGCCGAGCGCTTCATCGCCGTAGCCTCCCTGAGCGCGGCGCTCTTCCTGAATCCATCAAAAATCGGCACCTGAAGCTCGACGCCCACCGCGACGTTGGTGCGCATCTTGTCGAGGTCGGGCACATAGCCATTGGTGCTTCCCCACGAAGCGCTGCCTACGATCTTCGGCAGAAACTCACGGGTAGCGAGATTTTTTTTGTACGACGCCGCCTTGAAATTCTCGCGGGCGAGCATCACCTCCGGCCGGTGGTCGAGCGCCGAAGCGGCAAGCTTGTCGGCATCCATATCGGCAGCCGTAATATCAAACGACCCCTTCAGGCTCAGTGGCGCTTTTTCGTCGAGACCACAGAGGCGACGCAGCGTAATCTCCTGATTGCGGAGCTGGTTCTGGTAATCGATCTCGCGATTGGCCGCGCCCGCCAGCCGCACCTGGGTCGTCAGCAAGTCGAAGCGGGTGGCTGCACCCTGGTCATAGCGCTTCTGCATGTGGTCGAGGTTCGTTTGCAGCGCGGCAACCTCCTTCTGCTGAACCCTGACCGCCTCCTGCAAAAAGAGCACCGAGTAGAACGCCTGCACGGTCGCCAGCGAAAGGTCGCGGAGGGTCATGTCCTGCCGGAGCCTTGCCGAGTTGCGAGCCGCTTTGGCCAGATCGACGGTGCTTGCGGTGCGCCCGAAATCGTAGAGCATCATCTCGGCGGTGAATCGCGCATTGTAATTGTTGTTCGGCATGAACTTCATGGCGAGGCCGCCGAAGGTCATTTCGGAGACCGGATCGAGGTAGGTGTAACCCGCCTTGCCCGAGATTTGCGGAAACCAGGCGCTGCGGCTTTCGGTGACTTTCGCGTCGGCAGCGTTCAACTCCTCCAAGGCCTGCCGGGCTTTCGGGTTGTGCTCGCGCGTCATGCGCAGCGCCTCGTCGAGTGTCAGCGGCGCGCCGCTGGTTTCAGCCGCCAGCAAAGGCTCGCCCGCCGAAAAGGAAACGGCGATCATGAGCAGGGCGGCGATGGTATTTCTTTTTTTCATAGTATGCGACATGGTTAAATCGACAGGAAATCAACATCAATTTCCATGCCATAATTTCTTTTTCACGCCAAAGTTGCTTAACTCTTTTTTATTGTTTGACTTATCTGTCATGACCCGATTTCGCGGCTTTTGATGAATTCTGAAATTTTCAGAATATTCCGCAAAAAGTATTCTGAAGAGATCAGAAATCCGCCAATGAATGCCACCACCTTGCCCGAAGCGCTCAAGCTCATGCAGTACATCGGCGACGCCATTGGGACCATCCGCGACCCGCAGGAGCTGTTCCGCACCGTGACCGACAAGTTGCGTCTTCTCTTTGCGTTCGACTCGGCGGTCATCATCACGATCGACCGGGAGCGGCGCGAGGCGAGCGTCTTTTTTGAGATGCTTCGTTTCGAGCTGCCTGAGCAGTTGCGCCACCAGACGCGCTCCATTGCGGGTACCTGGCTCGAAGGGCACCTCGACGACCGCACGGTGACGGTTGCCTCCATTGCTCGCGACATTCCCTCGTTCGGCGCGGACGGCGCCCCGCTGCTCTGGACGCTGCATGAGCTCGGAATGCGCCAGATCGTGCTCTCTCCGCTCCGTTCCGGCGGGCGGGTGATCGGTTTCCTCAGCTTTGTTTCCGCAGAAGAGAAGCTGTGGAGTGATGGCGACAAATCGCTGCTTTCGGGGGTCAGCTCCTCCATCGCCATCGCGGTGAGCAATGCGCTGGCCTACGAAGAGTTGCGCCAGCGCGAGGCCGAAACCTCCATGCAGCTCGCGATAAACAATGCGCTGTTCACCATCAAGGATCGAAGCCAGATGCT
The nucleotide sequence above comes from Chlorobaculum tepidum TLS. Encoded proteins:
- a CDS encoding DHA2 family efflux MFS transporter permease subunit translates to MSSTATTIPGAQALEHHYETGARKWIITATVIIAAMLELIDTTIVNVALNHISGNLGASIEDVSYVVTSYAIANVIVIPLSGFLGNLFGRRNYFVASIVLFTGASFLCGISTNIWMLVFFRFIQGIGGGGLLPTSQAILYETFRPEERGAATGIFSMGLVLGPTIGPLLGGYLVDYFAWEWCFFVNIPIGIAAAWASLTFVKEPKVKPVVEKIDWAGIGLLSVGIGSLQFVLERGEQKDWFETDYIVWFTIIAVVSLIAFVWLELHTDHPAVDLSVLARSKNLAIGAVLTFIVGFGLYGSLFIFPVFVQRLLGFTALLTGLVLFPSAMLTGIISMPLGIALQKGASPKLLMTVGMVAFFWFCWELGNQTLMSGAENFFLVLLIRGFALGFIFIPVTLLAVTGLHGKDIGQATGLNNMVRQLGGSFGIAITNTYVTQRVAAHRIDILSHLSPYDPAAVQRLQDMKQALGQYMSSPVEAGQAAMAALEGIVVRQSYHLAYMDAFKMIAILFAVCLPLLLFIRVDKKETVDMSSVH
- a CDS encoding HlyD family secretion protein; amino-acid sequence: MAETQQSNIEAPDNEKGKPKPERSMGRLVIFGILLAIGLVWGGMKLIRSLSYEETDDAQIAGNIYPVIPRVPGKVVEVLANDNQMVKKGDVLIRLDPSDYQIKRDMAEAQLLKARAAVSGAKADIIAAAAAQIKLAADLRRSQNLQKQDVISRAELDAATAGATAASAQHAAAGDNYKAALAQAKLAEAELKNAELQLSWTTITAPADGKVSKKNVQPGQYVTPGQQLIAIVGSGDLWVVANFKETQLEHMRPGQKVIIKVDAFPGKELKGHIDSISAGTGAEFALLPPDNASGNFVKVTQRVPVKIVFDEKTDLPLAAGMNVIAEVKVK
- a CDS encoding universal stress protein — encoded protein: MTTNHVKPSKIMLCPVDFSPSSERALLYAAEHCPADAELIVLYVGDAGNGDRGTMLREHLHQFSSYSDLLSAYGCRVRFAVEYGSPGATIIEYASKTGAAMIVLGSHGASNLGRLLVGSTAESVMRHAPCPVLVLRSPEGVNETGTVQRKQKEAIL
- a CDS encoding TolC family protein, which gives rise to MKKRNTIAALLMIAVSFSAGEPLLAAETSGAPLTLDEALRMTREHNPKARQALEELNAADAKVTESRSAWFPQISGKAGYTYLDPVSEMTFGGLAMKFMPNNNYNARFTAEMMLYDFGRTASTVDLAKAARNSARLRQDMTLRDLSLATVQAFYSVLFLQEAVRVQQKEVAALQTNLDHMQKRYDQGAATRFDLLTTQVRLAGAANREIDYQNQLRNQEITLRRLCGLDEKAPLSLKGSFDITAADMDADKLAASALDHRPEVMLARENFKAASYKKNLATREFLPKIVGSASWGSTNGYVPDLDKMRTNVAVGVELQVPIFDGFRKSAALREATAMKRSAEQQQLDAEQVSQAEVRQSVNDLKSSAEKIQTTRLQVSQADLAAKHARIRYDNGLATTLDLLDAEAALAEAELANLQARYEYVMNAYSVRRAAGDLIER